One genomic region from Sphaerodactylus townsendi isolate TG3544 unplaced genomic scaffold, MPM_Stown_v2.3 scaffold_18, whole genome shotgun sequence encodes:
- the SWT1 gene encoding LOW QUALITY PROTEIN: transcriptional protein SWT1 (The sequence of the model RefSeq protein was modified relative to this genomic sequence to represent the inferred CDS: deleted 1 base in 1 codon), with the protein MSRRHKKKSDKKCDTSDDKHSKTFSDRWSGHSSSSSSQSIAKKYEGAEVHKCNNKVQPWSQRSGDDSGYTKTKRSLELKETAKGFEKETPEGPSSNCFLFLPTKKREKITLHFKNKAKHEGDGGSHKNTTASPSNEGSESNTCRDSDAQRRKRELMCLNGWGKNKKKVKVEHTKLKEIIVKQVLEQFEEASLPTPCSSHLKKKLSNVSTVNRPQPPSKKPYAVLDDVSGQKLFMRECKEAPLKTAKHALPELPRKSVKERRHVPSTELSKGWKDQKQKEQQHLDHIDNICNARTRRKIGEEAVLHINQDTRGLHHSCLAQPAETTNPDQEMQIVEDLHAARVDRKIVLPVVETCGELTSMEIDLPDEEATKFSRRLSDVNTLIVIDTNILISHLELIKSLKNTDIPGIGKFGLVIPWVVLQELDNLKKGRILANVAQKAVPAVHFIHTCLKNQDSKLWGQSMQLASQRTYGFSVENNDDRVLQCCLQYQELFPQAEVVLLTDDKNLCSKALVSEVKALCKAELVTALQKLIVNSADGCTSLQSKKEPKDLGEPSTDPLSGIIHDLEKSLGEVLSSILQTEMKIAYGDLWTEVVYRTPPWTLADLLECYKKHWIAVFGLIIPRSFLSTIEYLSTQLCKGRNVCIDSSQVTASEPLAQGNRHQEIWSVLENVWNTMNLYRLEVFQKLDLSTITRSSTRSSFKEAFLGLQKLMAAVSEILAGIQLVLMPNSSFQDIWTLYNFLTKNKINTTMFTAEEFYDCVSQGMYRERLSVGCSQLVELEHTIKQCYESVGLEARNRGWL; encoded by the exons ATGTCCCGAAGGCACAAAAAGAAATCTGACAAAAAATGTGACACTTCAGATGACAAG CATTCCAAGACTTTCAGTGACAGGTGGTCAGGCCATTCTAGTTCATCTTCCTCACAGAGTATTGCAAAA AAATATGAGGGGGCAGAAGTccataaatgtaataacaaagtACAGCCATGGAGTCAAAG GTCTGGTGATGACTCTGGATACACCAAAACAAAAAGGAGTCTTGAACTGAAAGAGACTGCTAAAGGTTTTGAAAAAGAGACTCCAGAAGGTCccagcagcaattgttttttatTCCTGCCTACTAAGAAGCGTGAGAagatcactttacattttaaaaataaggctAAACACGAGGGAGATGGAGGAAGCCATAAAAACACAACAGCCTCTCCTAGCAATGAAGGCTCTGAATCAAATACCTGCAGAGACTCTGATGctcaaagaaggaaaagggagttGATGTGCCTAAATGgttgggggaaaaacaaaaagaaggtcAAAGTGGAGCACACCAAACTGAAAGAAATCATAGTGAAGCAAGTGCTAGAGCAGTTTGAGGAAGCCTCACTTCCCACCCCATGCTCTTCCCACCTTAAGAAAAAGCTTTCCAATGTGAGTACAGtcaacagaccacagccaccgtCCAAAAAGCCATATGCAGTCTTGGATGATGTCTCAGGCCAGAAGCTGTTCATGCGAGAATGCAAAGAAGCGCCTCTGAAAACAGCGAAGCATGCTTTACCAGAGCTACCCAGGAAAAGTGTCAAGGAGAGGAGACATGTTCCCTCAACTGAACTGTCAAAAGGTTGGAAGGATCAGAAGCAGAAAGAACAGCAACATCTTGATCATATCGATAATATTTGTAATGCAAGGACACGCAGAAAGATAGGGGAGGAAGCAGTTTTGCATATAAATCAG GACACCAGAGGTCTGCATCATTCTTGCCTAGCTCAACCTGCTGAAACTACCAATCCAGACCAAGAG ATGCAGATAGTAGAAGACTTGCATGCTGCTCGTGTTGACAGAAAGATAGTTTTGCCTGTGGTGGAGACTTGTGGAGAGTTGACTAGCATGGAAATAGATCTTCCAGATGAGGAAGCAACCAAGTTTTCTA GGAGGCTTTCTGACGTGAATACTTTGATTGTGATTGATACTAACATACTGATCAGCCATCTAGAGCTCATTAAGTCTTTGAAGAATACAGATATCCCAG GTATTGGTAAATTTGGGCTTGTCATCCCCTGGGTGGTCTTACAAGAACTGGACAATTTAAAGAAAGGAAGAATATTGGCAAATGTTGCTCAAAAAGCAGTCCCTGCTGTACACTTCATCCACACGTGCCTCAAAAACCAGGACTCCAAGTTGTGGGGACAATCTATGCAGCTTGCTTCTCAGCGAACAT ATGGTTTCAGTGTTGAGAATAATGATGATCGTGTGTTGCAATGCTGCCTTCAGTACCAAGAACTCTTCCCTCAAGCTGAAGTTGTATTATTGAC GGATGATAAAAACTTGTGCAGTAAAGCCCTGGTGAGTGAAGTAAAGGCACTTTGTAAAGCAGAACTAGTTACGGCTCTCCAGAAGCTAATCGTAAATAGTGCAGATGGCTGCACTTCGCTGCAATCCAAAAAAG AGCCCAAGGACCTTGGGGAACCATCTACTGATCCTCTTTCAGGCATTATTCACGACCTTGAAAAATCGTTGGGAGAAGTTTTGTCATCGATTTTGCAAACAGAAATGAAGATTGCTTATGGAGACCTATGGACAGAG GTTGTGTATCGGACACCTCCGTGGACGTTAGCAGACCTACTGGAGTGCTACAAAAAACACTGGATAGCTGTTTTTGGACTGATCATACCAAGAAGCTTTCTTTCAACAATTGAGTATCTTTCAACACAGCTCTGTAAAGGTAGAAATGTTTGCATTGACTC GAGCCAAGTCACTGCCAGCGAGCCATTGGCTCAAGGAAATAGACACCAAGAAATCTGGTCTGTCCTTGAAAATGTCTGGAACACAATGAACCTATACAG gCTTGAAGTTTTCCAGAAGCTGGATCTCAGTACAATA ACACGCTCGAGTACCAGGTCATCGTTCAAAGAAGCTTTCTTAGGCTTACAGAAATTAATGGCAGCTGTGAGTGAAATTCTTGCAGGAATCCAGCT